A portion of the Sabethes cyaneus chromosome 3, idSabCyanKW18_F2, whole genome shotgun sequence genome contains these proteins:
- the LOC128742880 gene encoding N-alpha-acetyltransferase 38, NatC auxiliary subunit translates to MSSDEKDSGDELWEKIQKVRNIHKAEVEQETNPSRKKLKSWLNNTFRIKMTDGRILIGMFVCTDAEANVILGLTSEFTENGGEERVLGLVMIPGRYIVSIEIDEANLVNAN, encoded by the exons ATGAGCAGTGACGAGAAGGACAGCGGCGATGAATTGTGGGAAAAAATACAG AAAGTACGTAACATCCACAAAGCGGAGGTCGAACAGGAAACCAATCCCAGCCGGAAGAAACTGAAATCCTGGCTGAACAATACGTTTCGGATAAAGATGACGGACGGTCGAATTCTGATCGGAATGTTCGTCTGCACGGATGCCGAAGCCAACGTGATTCTTGGGCTTACCAGTGAGTTTACCGAGAACGGTGGAGAGGAACGGGTACTTGGGCTTGTGATGATTCCCGGGCGGTACATCGTTTCGATCGAAATAGACGAAGCGAATCTGGTCAATGCGAATTAG